The genomic region GACGCTGACGCGCGATAAGACGGATCGTCGATTGATCCATGCGACGACCATCGCCCTGATCGTGATGGTCGGCCTCTCGCGCGTCTATTTGGGCGTTCACTATCCGACGGATGTGATCGCGGGCTGGTCGGCGGGGCTGCCCTGGCTGGTTGTCTGCATCGTGATTCGGGAGGCGCTTGGGCGCCGCCTCCACAAACCCAGCGCTCAGGTGTTGGAAACGGGCCGGCGCTCGGCTTCTTCCTTGGGAAGAAAGCGCGCGAAGTCCTTGGGCTCGATGTCGTCCAGATCGCGGTCCGGGAAGAGACGCACGCCGGCGTGATAAAACGCCGTAGCGGCCAATTCTCCGCACGAATATTTGCCCGACGGCACGATGTTGAGCTGGATCTTCACGAAGATATGCTCCAGCAGCACGTGGACCATGTTCCAGCGATCGAAGTTCGCGCCGATCTGAGTCTCCGCCCACGCCAGCGCCTCCGCGCCTTTGCCGTGCGGCGCGGGCGCGACCACATAGCCGCCCTTGCGATCCGCGAGACTGTTCCGGCCCACGCCCTTTGGACGAGCCTCCAGCACATGGCCGTCGCCCGCATAGATCCCCACATGATAGTACCGCGACAGCGTGAACAGCTTGATCACATAGTCGAGCAGCCGGTGCGGCCGCACGAACAGCAGGAGATCGCCCGGCTTCGCCGGCGGCGGCGCGCTCGCGCCGGAAGCCGGATATTGGATAAATAAGAGGGATGGAGTGCTCATAGTTCCTGATCAACCAATACTTGCAGCGCGCCCGGCTGCACGGTCACGGTCTGGGGGGTGACGCCGATAATCTGATCGTCGGCGTGGACATTCATCGGACGGCGCGCCTCGATCCGGATTTCCTTGGCGCGCAGCACCTCGACCTTCGGCAGCCCCAGATGCATCTGGGCGCGCACCGCGCGTAAGTACGCCGGCAGCTCCCGGCGGCGCACATCCCGGAAAACGACAATGTCCAGAAGTCCGTCGTCGACATCGGCCTTGGGCGCGACCGGCGCGGCCTGCGCGATCCGATAGGTGTTGCAGACCTCGCAGAGCGTGATCCGGCCTGAGTGCGCCTCGCCGTCGAGAATCAATTGGATGTCCTGCGCCCGAAAGGCCAGGGAAAGGCGCGTCAGCGCGTAGAGACCGCGCAGAAAGTTCTTGTTGCTGCCGCGCCCGTACAGCGCCAGCGATTCCGCGAACAGGCCGACGCCCGCCGACTCGGTGAAGTATCGATCGCCGATCTTTCCCAGATCCACCGCCTTCGGCGTCCCGTCTTTGAGCGTGCGCAGCGCCGCCGGCAGGTTATGGTGCAGGCGCAGGGCGCTCGCGAAGTTGTTGAAGGTCCCTTGAGACAGAATCCCCAGCGCCGTCTGCGTGTGCGCCAGTTCCTGCACCGCAAGCCCCACGGTCCCGTCGCCGCCGGCGATCGCCGCCTTTGGCGCCTTCGCCGCAATCAGCTTTCTCAGCTCGCTTTGAAAATCTTCCTTCGATTGTGTCCGAATGACCTGAATATCCAGACCGATCTCCGCCGCCATGTTTTGTAACTGCTGCTCGCCGGATTCGGCGTGCATCGCGCCGGCGCGCGTATTCATCAGTATCGGAATCGGGTCGCCTTGAGACATTGGGACATCCTCCATGATGCGAATCTGTCGTCGGCGTCAATGCTGTGGAATCCTTCCCGAAATCAGGCAGGCTTAATCAGTGTTGTTTGGCCGGCGCAAAATATTTTGCGCCGGCCTTTCCGGGTTGCCGCTCAGACGCGGAGTACCGTTCCATATCAACATTCCGCTGCACGAGAGGCGCAAAGACAGAACCATGACATGCACACAATGCGAACGCGAAATCGTCCCCCATTTCTCACATGCCCCCACTGCTCCCCGCCTCCGGCGTCGGAGATATCCCTAAAGCGCGCCCCAAACGCCAAAGCGGCGTTCAAGCCGAATTTCGGCGATCAAATCATGCAAGTGCTGACTCTCGGCGCCTTCGTCACCTATCATAGTTTAGGGACCATCGTCGGGATATTCTATTGTCTCGTTGTGCTCGGTTATTTGATGGACGCCGCCGTTTGGTGCGCGCGGCGGGTCGCGCGTCTGGGAAAGGCAAAATCATGAGCGATTTTTGGACACTGCACGGCAAGGTATTCATGCAGGAGCCGCAGATTTTGGCGGTCATTCTCATCTGGGGCGTCTGGTATATGACGTACAAGCGGCGCGCGGCCCTTCACGAAATCGATCCCAGACGACGCCATGAGCACCGCAAGAGGGTTGTGATCGGCGGCCTGGCGACGCTTTGGGGATTTGTCGCGCTGCCGGGAATTACGGCGGACTACGAAGCCCAGCAGGTGCGCCAGCAATTGCCGGAAAACGAGAGCGCTCCCGTAGCGACCGGCCCGGTGATTGCGCCGCTTCCCGACCAGATCGGTGTGGAGACGGTTTATGACACCAACGATTGGTTTTTGGCGTCGCTTCTCGGCAGCATGAACAGCAATGCCGACGAAGCCGGCGCGTTGATAACGCGTTTCACAGGGCTTAAGGACGGTATGTCCGTGGAATCGGTCGACCTCACGAACATTACAAAGCAGGAACAGGAAAAGCACGATGATACGATGTCGATACTGGACCTCATGCGCTGCGTCCCTTACGCCGCGCATGGCTACCGATTTCAGCGCACGCTGGTCAATCAGTTCTTCCTGAAGTTCGATTGGTATCACCCCAAGATCGACGATGCGGCCGCCGTGGAGGCAAAATTTACGCCTGCGGAGCGTAAGAATATACAAATGATCGCCGACTTTGAACGCCGCCATTGGACGCCGTAAATTACGCTCGGGAGGACGAAACCTGGCGAATATGCTCGTTTTCCGTGGTTCCGGGCTGAGTCCGGGTACACTGAAGGGAACATATTATGCCTAAGAAAAACGATTACAACTCAAAAAGCAGCGGATCCGGCGCCAAAGGCGCTCACCGCAAGGGGCCGTCGCGCCCCGACGCCGCCGCCCCGGCTCCCAAATCCAAGCCCTGGAAGGACGGTCCCTGGGTCAATGGCGGAAGCGCGGACGCGCCCGCGCCGCGCCGCCCGGACTCTGCCGGCGGACGTCCTCCGTATCAAGGCCGATCGGACGGACAAGGCCCCGGCGACGGGCGTCCCTCCACCGGCGGCCGGCCCGGCGCGCCCGGCGGCAAGCCATCTTTCGGCCAGGACCGCCCCTCAGGGCGGCCTCCGTTTGGACAAGGACGTCCCGACGGCCCCGGCGGACGCCCACCCTATCAGGGTCGCCCCGACGGTCCCGGCGGACGACCGCCTTACGGACAGGGCAGACCGGACGGCCCCGGCGGGCGACCGCCGTATCAGGGCCGGACGGACGGACCGGGCGGACGCCCGCCGTACCAGGGCCGCCCCGATGGACCAAGCCGGCCGCCGTATGGACAGGGACGCCCGGAAGGCGGACGGCCGTCTTATGGGCAGGATCGACCGTCCTACGGCCAGGACCGGCCTGCGGGCCGTCCTCCCTTCGGACAGGGACGACCGGAAGGCGCCGGCGGACGACCTCCGTACCAGGGCCGCAACGATGGCCCCGGCGGGCGACCGCCCTATCAGGGTCGGCCGGACGGACCGGGCGGACGCCCGCCGTACCAGGGCCGCCCCGACGGACCGAGTCGGCCGCCTTACGGTCAGGGTCGCCCCGAGGGTGCGGGCGGACGTCCTTCGTACGGCCAGGATCGGCCCTCGTATGGTCAAGACCGGCCAGGAGGACGACCACCCTTCGGACAGGGCCGGCCGGACAGCTCCGCCGGCCGCAGCGCATACGGACAGAACGAGCGTCCGGATGTGCGGCCGTCAAAGCTGATGCCCGGGAAACCGATGTCTCCCAAGCCAAGCGCTCCGAAAGCCGACACGGAATCGACCGCCGCCGCGCCGAGCGCGCCGAAGCGCACGATTGTCGTTCCGGCCGTTCGCGAACCGCTGACGATCGAGCAGATGCGCACTCCCGAGCGCTCTCCGGCGCGCAAGAAAGTCATCGTCGTGATGTCCGGCGCCAAGCGCACCACGCGCCCAGCCGCCGACCGCGTAGCCGACGAGACGAACGCTGATGAAGAATCGACAGTGATGCACGCCCCGACGTCGGACGACGCCGGCTATGAGTTTTCGGAGACGACGGACAACGAGCTCGAAGCCGGCGACGCCGATGAGCTCTTTGAATCCGCATCGTCCGAAGAGTTCGAACCTACGGACGACGGGTCCCTCGTCAGCGATGTAGAACTCGCCGCTGAAGAAGAGGAGATTGAGGAGGAAGCGCTGACCTTCGACGCTCCCGAATCGCAAGAGCCGGAGACAGTCGCCGAAGCGCCTCACTCGGACGAGCAGGCGCCGGCTGTCGAGGCGTCCGCCTCCGACGAATCGGCGAGTGCGCCGGAAGCCGTTGAGGAGCCGAAGCCTTCTCCCAAAAAGACGCCGCCCGCGCCGAAGGCCGTTCCAATCGCGTCTGAGCCCGTGGATCGCACGCCGCCCGCCGTCAAAGCGCTGAAGGCAAAGAAAGCGGCGCCCGCCGCCGACGCCGTCGCTGTGGCGGCTCCCGTGGACGCATCCGCCGACGACGCCGAGCCGATCAAATTCTCGGACCTCGGCCTTTCGGAGCAAGTGCTGAAGGCGATCTCCGACCTGGGCTTCGAAGCGCCGACGGCGATTCAGGCGGGCGCGATTCCGCCGCTGCTTGCCGGGCGCGACTTGATCGGACAGGCGCAGACGGGCACGGGCAAGACCGCCGCGTTCGCGCTGCCGCTGGTCCAGATGGTCGATCCTAAGTCGAACGCGATCCAGGCGATCATTCTGGAGCCGACGCGCGAACTGGCGATCCAGGTTGCCGACGGCATCCATAAGTTCGCCAAATACGCCGGCCTGAGCGTCGTCCCCGTGTACGGCGGGCAGCCGCTCGACCGCCAGTTCCGCGCCCTGCGCGCCGGCGCGCACATCGTCGTCGGAACGCCCGGCCGCGTGCTCGACCACCTCCGGCGCGGCTCGATCGCGCTCGATCAAGTCCGCTTCTGCGTGCTGGACGAAGCCGATGAGATGCTGGCGCTGGGCTTCCTAGAGGAAGTCGAGACGATCCTGGCCGAACTGCCCGAAGAGCGCCAGACGGCGTTCTTCTCCGCCACCATGGCGCCGCGCGTGATGGCGCTGACGCAGCAGTTTTTAAAGAACCCGCAGCGCGTCAAGATCGAGTCCAAGCGCCGCACCGTGGACACCACGCGCCAGACCTACTACGAAGTGCCGCAGGGCCGCAAGCTCGAAGCGCTCGGCCGCGTGCTGGACATGGAGACGCCCGGCCCGACCATCGTCTTCTGCCGCACCCGACAGCAGTGCAACGAACTCGCGGAATCCCTGCGCCTGCGTGGGTATCTCGCCGAGCCGCTGCACGGCGAAATGGGACAGCCGGAGCGTGACCGCGTTATGAAGCGGTTCCGTGAAGGTCTCGCCGACATGCTGATCGCCACCGATGTCGCCGCGCGCGGCCTGGACATCGAGACGGTCACGCACGTCATCAACTACGAGCTGCCCTGGGACATCGAGCAGTACATCCACCGCATCGGCCGCACGGGCCGCGCGGGACGCTCCGGCGACGCCATCACCCTTGTCGAAGGCCGCGAACGTCGCCAGCTGCAAGCCATCGAGAAGATGATCGGCACGCAGATCAAACCCGTCCGCATCCCAAGCGCCGCGGATATCACCGCCCGCCGCCGCGAAGCGCTGGCCGAATCCCTGCGCGAAACCCTGACGAGCGGCGAGTTCGACGGCCATATGGCGACGGTCGAGTCGCTGACCTCGGAGTACGACGCGAGCGAAATCGCCGCCGCCGCCCTTTATCTGCTTTGGAAAGACCGCCACAGCGCGCCGCCGGACACCGCCGAGGAACTCGCGGCGGACTCCGAGCAGCCCGAAGCCGGCATGGTGCGATTGTTCGTCAGCCTCGGCCGGCAGGACAACCTGCGACCCGGCGATCTCGTGGGCGCCATCACCAACGAAGCCGGCCTCACCGGCCGCCAGATCGGCGCGATCGACATCATGGACCGCACCTCCTTCGTGGAAGTCCCGGCCAACTTCGTCCCCAAAGTCATCGCGGCCCTCAACGCCACCACCCTGCGCGGCAAAAACGTCAGCGCCGGCGTCGCCCACCCCGACGAAAACCCGCGCGGCAATAACCGCCCCGGCTCTGGCGGCAACCGCCCCAGCTTCGGCGGACGCGGGCCGGGCGGCGGCGGCTTCAATAAGTTCAACAAGCGGTAGAGATACGGATCGAAAACACGAAGGCCGCCATGGGTATTATCCCATGGCGGCCTTTTTCTAGAATGCCAATGCATCAAACCACATGGATTCTGCAAGACATTCCATACAATCCCTCGCCCTCGATTGTGACTCTGGAGCGGGTCGTATTGGAGGCTGGGTATCGTTTGGTAAAGACGCCGGTCGTTCCTTTCAGCGATCGGATGCCGGACATTCCCGATGACATCCCTCTCCCCATTGTGATTTATGGGATGAACACGATGATCCAGACGACATCGCGGCATCCCAAATGGCGTCACGGCTTATTTTTTGAGCCGGAGAAGTTCGAGCCCGCCGCTTACACGCAGGCGCTGGGCGACCGGATGCTCAATTCGGACGCCCAGCTGCTGACATGCGAAGAACTCGCCGAATCGGGACTCAGCCCCACGGAGAAATTCTTTCTCAGACCGAACGACGATAGCAAAACATTTACGGGACAAGTGATGGATTTCCGCGAATTTTGGCGATGGTATCATCAAGAGCCCGGCGATGAAGAATATGTCGATTTGCACCCGGACATGCGGGTTCTCTATTCCACGCCAAAGACGATTAAGGCCGAATATCGAACGTTTATCCTGGATAGAAAAGTCATCGCATTAACGCAATATCTTCCGGAAGCCAGACTGCTCGCGTCGCCGGAAGTCATTGAGTTCGCCGAAGACATCGCCGCGCGGTACGCCCCATCGGAGGCGTTCGTATGCGACATCGCCGCAACGAACGAAGGATGGAAAGTCATCGAGTTCAATTGCATCAACGGCAGTGGTTTTTACCTCGCCAATGTGGATGCAATCGTTCGGTCACTCTCCGCCTGGCAAGAGCATCGGGTCACAGAAGCATAAAATGCGAAACAGCCTCAGAAATAGAAAACGATCGCTGAGGCTGATGTGCTGGCAGGATTGTGATTCCCATCCATAACGACGCCAATATTTAGCGGCTTGTGACAAAACGGACGGCGCTTAACCCAAAGCAGGAACCGCCATAATTCCCATTGACGTCCTCAGCGGCGATGATAATCGACTTCAGCGGCTGACTGGCAAGGACGTTGGGGATTGAAGTTGGCCCGTCTATCGGAGAACCAGTGGCGCGAGGCAGTTCGATGGTTTCATTCCGTGTCAAAGGACGCCACGTCGCGCCGTCGCTCGAACCGTAGATCCGCGCCTTTCGGAACCCGCGATCGGTGAGAGTTGCCTGATTGTGATTCCAGATCAGGATCGCGTCGACTTTTTGCGGCTTGGTGAAATGGAATTTCACCCACCCAGGCGAGAGGGGTAGACCAGACGCCGGAGCTTTGGCGACTGGGCCGTCCAGCGTATGCCACATCGTTTGAGCCGCTTCCGCATTATCGTGCAAAGCTCCTAACATTCCCGAACCATCCACCAAATGTTGCGGGGCTTGCAGGGGGCTATAGACAGAAGAAGCGGTAACAGCAATCATGTCTGCCGGGAGGACATGAGGCAATCGTGGAACCCCGAATCGAACGGCGCTCAGTCCATAGCAATCCCCGCCATAGTTGCCGCCTTCGACTTCCGCCGCAATAATTACCGATTTCAAGGGCTGTTCCGGGGAGTCGTTGGGGATAATCGACGGTAGTGCGGAAGGCCCCCCGTTTGCGCGCGGCACCTCAATGACGTTAGAGGACGTAAGCGAAATCCAAGTCGCGCCGTCGGCGGAGCCATAGATCCGAGTGCGTCGAAATCCCCGATCCGTCAGTGTCGGCTGGTTGTGGTTCCAGATCAGCAATGAAGCGAACCGCACTGGATGATCGAAATCAAAGCGCACCCATGCCGGCGATGGCGCGAGGCCGGCCACGGGCGATGTCGCTTCGAGATGCAAGGCGGTCTGCCACATTGTACCAGCGCCTTGCTCGTTGTCGTGAATCACCCCGGTCATACCTGCCCCGTCCACAAGATGCTTTGCTTGCTGAGTCTGGCTATACTCGCTTGATCCCTTGACCGTGACCTGATCCGCGGGGATGGAAGGGTTCATGCGTTCCAGTATAGTGGCCGCTGCGACGTCTCCTTGACTTGCGGCGCTGGCGAGGAGTTCCTGAGCTTTATCGTCGCTCTGCGAAACTCCAGAACCGTCAGAGTATCGCTGTCCCATTCGGAGCTGTCCGTAGGAGTCACCAGCTTCCGCCAATTTCTGGTCGTAGTCCACGGCGTCCGCATTTGCATGCGCCACATTGTTTTCTGTGAACTTCCCAGCGTAAGATGCAAGGTCGATGGCGGAAATGCCGGGGACGGTTTTCAGGTAATCGTAGATGCGGCGCCGGTCCTCTTCCCCGTGCGCGGCCGGATGGGACAGGAGGCCAAACTGTGTAACGAACTCCGCCAGTGTCCTCCAGTATTGGTCGCTCGCGGTGTTCGTCCCGGATTTTGCCGGGAATCCATTGCCGGGATGTCCATCAATGAGGGCTGGGTCCCCTTTCGCAGCCGCCTCGATCAGCATCAGATCCTGCATCGCATCGGGTGTCTGCTCGGCGAGGCGGTACCAGATCTCCGGGTTGAAAGGGTTCACTTGGAGCGTATTTCGAAGAAGCCTGACGCCGAGAGTTCTCTTGGCCTCGGAAGGCATGGCCCGGAAAATATTCGCCGCCATGCGCGTGTCTATATAAGACTTCAGGCCGATATTCATCGCCAGGGCGACCCCAAGGTGATATTCTGCCCCAGGCCAGTAATAAAGATCTCGAAAATGGATCTGCGTTCCCGGATCTTCGTCAAAATACCACTGAGCGCTGGTCACGTCCGGCCCTCCGGCAAAGGGCTGCTCAATCTCCGCAGTCCAGGCGCTGTCGACGTATTGGAACGTGATGAGATTGGCGTGCCCAGGCTGCCCGGACCACATCGCCGGCTTGTTCAGACCTGAGTATAAATCGACCGTTCCCTTGGAGATAGGAACGCATTCCCCGCCGTGGATGAT from Capsulimonas corticalis harbors:
- a CDS encoding DEAD/DEAH box helicase — its product is MPKKNDYNSKSSGSGAKGAHRKGPSRPDAAAPAPKSKPWKDGPWVNGGSADAPAPRRPDSAGGRPPYQGRSDGQGPGDGRPSTGGRPGAPGGKPSFGQDRPSGRPPFGQGRPDGPGGRPPYQGRPDGPGGRPPYGQGRPDGPGGRPPYQGRTDGPGGRPPYQGRPDGPSRPPYGQGRPEGGRPSYGQDRPSYGQDRPAGRPPFGQGRPEGAGGRPPYQGRNDGPGGRPPYQGRPDGPGGRPPYQGRPDGPSRPPYGQGRPEGAGGRPSYGQDRPSYGQDRPGGRPPFGQGRPDSSAGRSAYGQNERPDVRPSKLMPGKPMSPKPSAPKADTESTAAAPSAPKRTIVVPAVREPLTIEQMRTPERSPARKKVIVVMSGAKRTTRPAADRVADETNADEESTVMHAPTSDDAGYEFSETTDNELEAGDADELFESASSEEFEPTDDGSLVSDVELAAEEEEIEEEALTFDAPESQEPETVAEAPHSDEQAPAVEASASDESASAPEAVEEPKPSPKKTPPAPKAVPIASEPVDRTPPAVKALKAKKAAPAADAVAVAAPVDASADDAEPIKFSDLGLSEQVLKAISDLGFEAPTAIQAGAIPPLLAGRDLIGQAQTGTGKTAAFALPLVQMVDPKSNAIQAIILEPTRELAIQVADGIHKFAKYAGLSVVPVYGGQPLDRQFRALRAGAHIVVGTPGRVLDHLRRGSIALDQVRFCVLDEADEMLALGFLEEVETILAELPEERQTAFFSATMAPRVMALTQQFLKNPQRVKIESKRRTVDTTRQTYYEVPQGRKLEALGRVLDMETPGPTIVFCRTRQQCNELAESLRLRGYLAEPLHGEMGQPERDRVMKRFREGLADMLIATDVAARGLDIETVTHVINYELPWDIEQYIHRIGRTGRAGRSGDAITLVEGRERRQLQAIEKMIGTQIKPVRIPSAADITARRREALAESLRETLTSGEFDGHMATVESLTSEYDASEIAAAALYLLWKDRHSAPPDTAEELAADSEQPEAGMVRLFVSLGRQDNLRPGDLVGAITNEAGLTGRQIGAIDIMDRTSFVEVPANFVPKVIAALNATTLRGKNVSAGVAHPDENPRGNNRPGSGGNRPSFGGRGPGGGGFNKFNKR
- a CDS encoding ATP-grasp domain-containing protein, which produces MHQTTWILQDIPYNPSPSIVTLERVVLEAGYRLVKTPVVPFSDRMPDIPDDIPLPIVIYGMNTMIQTTSRHPKWRHGLFFEPEKFEPAAYTQALGDRMLNSDAQLLTCEELAESGLSPTEKFFLRPNDDSKTFTGQVMDFREFWRWYHQEPGDEEYVDLHPDMRVLYSTPKTIKAEYRTFILDRKVIALTQYLPEARLLASPEVIEFAEDIAARYAPSEAFVCDIAATNEGWKVIEFNCINGSGFYLANVDAIVRSLSAWQEHRVTEA
- a CDS encoding YARHG domain-containing protein, with the translated sequence MSDFWTLHGKVFMQEPQILAVILIWGVWYMTYKRRAALHEIDPRRRHEHRKRVVIGGLATLWGFVALPGITADYEAQQVRQQLPENESAPVATGPVIAPLPDQIGVETVYDTNDWFLASLLGSMNSNADEAGALITRFTGLKDGMSVESVDLTNITKQEQEKHDDTMSILDLMRCVPYAAHGYRFQRTLVNQFFLKFDWYHPKIDDAAAVEAKFTPAERKNIQMIADFERRHWTP
- a CDS encoding diacylglycerol/lipid kinase family protein — translated: MSQGDPIPILMNTRAGAMHAESGEQQLQNMAAEIGLDIQVIRTQSKEDFQSELRKLIAAKAPKAAIAGGDGTVGLAVQELAHTQTALGILSQGTFNNFASALRLHHNLPAALRTLKDGTPKAVDLGKIGDRYFTESAGVGLFAESLALYGRGSNKNFLRGLYALTRLSLAFRAQDIQLILDGEAHSGRITLCEVCNTYRIAQAAPVAPKADVDDGLLDIVVFRDVRRRELPAYLRAVRAQMHLGLPKVEVLRAKEIRIEARRPMNVHADDQIIGVTPQTVTVQPGALQVLVDQEL